A window of Halomonas sp. GFAJ-1 contains these coding sequences:
- a CDS encoding acetyltransferase, translating to MTKTEESKAPASNTRVVYRAALARDAADQAEVFYHAVMQGAATHYDLGERRAWANALPREASAWAARQALYTTLVATCDGRCVGFLELDLTIGRIETLYVWPSLAGQGIGTTLLIHAERFLLEQGQSHVEIEASLVLYERLLRRGFNDHGEQWVERSGELLKRYRMTKQLNAVET from the coding sequence ATGACGAAAACTGAAGAGTCTAAAGCGCCTGCCTCGAATACGCGTGTTGTGTATCGCGCAGCTTTGGCGCGGGATGCTGCTGACCAAGCCGAGGTGTTTTATCACGCAGTAATGCAGGGAGCTGCTACCCATTATGATTTGGGTGAGCGGCGTGCCTGGGCGAATGCGCTGCCCCGTGAAGCGAGCGCTTGGGCTGCCCGTCAAGCGCTTTACACCACGTTAGTGGCTACCTGTGATGGGCGCTGTGTGGGGTTTTTAGAACTGGATTTAACCATCGGGCGTATCGAAACACTGTATGTATGGCCTTCGCTGGCTGGGCAGGGGATAGGCACCACGCTGCTTATTCACGCCGAGCGTTTTCTGTTGGAGCAGGGCCAGTCCCACGTTGAAATCGAAGCCAGCTTGGTACTCTATGAGCGCTTGCTTCGCCGAGGATTTAACGACCACGGCGAGCAGTGGGTAGAGCGTAGCGGTGAGTTACTTAAGCGTTACCGCATGACGAAACAGTTAAACGCGGTGGAAACCTAA
- a CDS encoding phosphoribosylaminoimidazolesuccinocarboxamide synthase codes for MEKRQELYAGKAKSVYTTDDPDLLVLHFRDDTSAFDGKKKESLARKGMVNNIFNAFIMERLQEAGIPTHFEKQLSDTESLVKKMQMIPVECVVRNIAAGGLVKRLGVEEGVALNPPTFELFLKNDEKGDPMINESLAETFGWATPEQLAKMKTLTFQVNNILKQLFADGDMLLVDYKLEFGVFKDEIVLGDEFSPDGCRLWDANTREKLDKDRFRQGLGGVIEAYEEVGRRLGITFPA; via the coding sequence ATGGAAAAGCGCCAAGAACTCTATGCCGGTAAGGCAAAATCTGTTTATACCACCGACGACCCTGACCTGCTGGTGCTGCACTTTCGGGACGATACCAGCGCCTTTGACGGCAAGAAGAAAGAGTCGCTAGCCCGCAAAGGCATGGTGAACAATATTTTTAATGCCTTCATTATGGAGCGCCTGCAAGAGGCAGGGATCCCTACGCATTTTGAGAAACAGCTTTCCGACACGGAAAGTCTGGTGAAAAAGATGCAGATGATTCCGGTGGAGTGCGTAGTGCGCAACATAGCCGCCGGTGGTTTGGTGAAGCGTTTGGGTGTGGAAGAGGGCGTTGCGCTCAATCCGCCCACCTTTGAACTGTTCCTAAAGAACGATGAAAAGGGCGACCCGATGATCAACGAATCATTGGCGGAAACGTTTGGCTGGGCGACCCCAGAGCAATTAGCAAAAATGAAGACGCTGACCTTCCAGGTAAACAACATACTTAAGCAATTGTTTGCTGACGGCGACATGCTGCTAGTGGATTACAAACTTGAATTTGGAGTGTTCAAAGACGAGATTGTACTGGGCGATGAGTTCTCGCCAGATGGTTGCCGCCTGTGGGATGCCAATACCCGTGAGAAGCTGGATAAAGACCGCTTCCGCCAAGGACTAGGCGGCGTTATCGAAGCCTACGAGGAAGTAGGTCGCCGTTTGGGGATTACCTTTCCCGCATAG
- a CDS encoding nicotinate-nucleotide diphosphorylase (carboxylating) — translation MHYQNALAEEIRSSAAHLLAEDVGPGDITAQLIPENQWATAKVMSREAAVLCGVAWVDEIFRRLDSRVTLRWQAADGDQLAPEQYFLELEGPARSLLTGERAALNVLQTLSATATATHRYVDLIKGTGVRLLDTRKTLPGMRLAQKYAVTCGGGHNHRIGLWDAFLIKENHIAACGGIQAAVAQARKLASDIPVEVEVETFEELDQALAAGADIIMLDNFALEDLHVAVEINGGRATLEASGNVDATTLKAIAETGVDCISSGALTKDVKSIDLSMRITQTFNV, via the coding sequence ATGCATTATCAAAACGCACTTGCCGAAGAGATCCGCTCCAGCGCTGCGCACCTGCTAGCCGAAGACGTTGGCCCAGGCGACATTACCGCGCAGTTAATTCCAGAGAACCAGTGGGCCACGGCAAAAGTGATGTCCCGAGAGGCAGCAGTGCTATGCGGCGTTGCTTGGGTGGATGAAATATTTCGCCGTTTAGATAGCCGCGTCACCCTGCGTTGGCAGGCGGCGGATGGCGACCAGCTCGCTCCAGAGCAGTACTTTTTAGAGCTGGAAGGGCCCGCCCGCAGCCTGCTCACCGGCGAACGCGCAGCGCTTAATGTGCTGCAAACGCTCTCGGCCACGGCAACAGCAACACACCGCTACGTCGACCTGATTAAAGGCACTGGCGTTCGTTTGCTCGATACCCGAAAAACGCTACCCGGCATGCGCCTTGCGCAAAAGTATGCCGTCACTTGTGGCGGCGGTCATAATCACCGTATCGGCTTGTGGGATGCGTTTTTGATCAAAGAGAACCACATTGCTGCCTGTGGTGGCATCCAAGCCGCCGTTGCTCAGGCCCGCAAGCTGGCAAGCGATATTCCAGTAGAAGTCGAAGTGGAAACCTTTGAAGAGCTTGACCAAGCATTGGCCGCTGGCGCCGACATTATTATGCTCGACAATTTCGCCTTGGAAGACCTGCATGTGGCGGTGGAGATTAATGGCGGTCGAGCAACCCTGGAGGCATCAGGCAATGTGGATGCCACGACGCTAAAAGCCATTGCTGAGACAGGTGTAGACTGCATTTCCAGCGGCGCACTGACCAAAGACGTGAAGTCCATCGACCTTTCCATGCGCATTACCCAAACCTTTAACGTCTAA
- a CDS encoding dihydrolipoyllysine-residue acetyltransferase, translating to MSSEIIKVPDIGGDTDVEIIEIAVSEGDVIEAEDTLITLESDKASMDVPAPKGGKVLKVLVKEGDTVSEGDDIVELEVEGGGEEKQETSSDSQPKDAPVKEDTPKEASQEQKPAAKKAAGGKQTVDIKVPDLGGSDSVEIIEVAVSEGDEVNAEDTLITLESDKASMDVPSPYSGKIVAFTVKEGDTVSEGDVIGKMEIAGEGDDAEDAADEQTSSQASSEPQAAEQDDEPEEAVSGEPERKEIRVPDLSGSADVPIIEIGVAAGDEINEEDPLITLESDKASMDVPSPYKGKLIELTVKEGDTVSEGDVIGYMEVAGAKKAAPKKAAPEKASPSSSRQSSAKPSESPAGTPSPEAQMAAHKPRDGKLVHAGPAVRMLARELGVDLELVKPSGPKDRVVKEDVQTYVKQVIANQGKAQPGAAAATGGAGIPPIPEVDFSQFGEVEEKPMGRLLKAGATNLHRSWLNVPHVTQFDEADITELEAFRKAMKAEVEAQGAKLTPLPFMVKACAFALRKFPQFNVSLKGDGETLVWKNYVHIGIAVDTPDGLMVPVVRNADKKSLVEIAKEMAELGKKAQTKKLKRDDMTGGCFTISSLGSIGGTAFTPIVNAPEVAILGVSKAQMKPVWDGSTFQPRLMMPLSLSYDHRAINGADAARFTAFLADVLTDIRRLLL from the coding sequence TTGAGTAGCGAAATCATCAAAGTTCCCGATATCGGTGGCGATACCGATGTCGAAATCATCGAGATTGCGGTGTCAGAAGGTGACGTCATTGAAGCAGAAGACACCCTGATCACCCTAGAATCCGACAAAGCCAGCATGGACGTCCCCGCCCCGAAAGGCGGCAAGGTGCTCAAAGTGCTGGTCAAAGAAGGCGATACCGTCTCCGAAGGCGACGACATCGTTGAGCTGGAAGTTGAAGGCGGTGGCGAAGAGAAGCAAGAGACTTCGTCTGATAGCCAGCCTAAAGACGCGCCAGTAAAAGAAGATACACCTAAAGAAGCCTCTCAAGAGCAGAAGCCTGCGGCTAAAAAAGCAGCTGGTGGTAAGCAAACGGTTGATATTAAAGTGCCGGACTTGGGCGGCTCTGACAGCGTTGAAATTATCGAAGTCGCGGTCAGCGAAGGCGATGAGGTTAATGCCGAAGACACCCTGATCACCCTGGAGTCTGACAAAGCCTCCATGGACGTGCCGAGTCCTTACAGCGGTAAGATCGTGGCGTTCACCGTCAAAGAAGGCGACACGGTATCTGAAGGCGATGTCATCGGCAAGATGGAAATCGCCGGTGAAGGTGACGACGCAGAAGATGCTGCTGATGAGCAGACATCCAGCCAAGCCAGCAGCGAGCCACAAGCGGCTGAGCAGGATGACGAGCCAGAAGAAGCCGTTAGCGGCGAGCCAGAGCGCAAAGAGATTCGCGTGCCGGATCTTTCTGGCTCTGCGGACGTGCCGATTATTGAGATCGGCGTGGCCGCCGGTGACGAGATCAACGAAGAAGACCCGCTGATCACCTTGGAGTCTGATAAGGCCTCCATGGATGTGCCTAGCCCCTACAAAGGTAAGCTGATTGAGCTAACCGTAAAAGAGGGTGACACCGTCTCTGAAGGTGATGTGATCGGCTATATGGAAGTGGCGGGTGCCAAAAAAGCGGCGCCCAAAAAAGCGGCACCAGAAAAGGCCTCGCCAAGCAGCTCGCGGCAGTCGAGCGCTAAACCTTCTGAGTCTCCGGCGGGAACGCCTAGCCCGGAAGCGCAGATGGCGGCCCATAAGCCACGTGATGGCAAGCTGGTACACGCAGGGCCCGCGGTGCGTATGCTGGCCCGTGAGCTGGGTGTTGACTTGGAACTCGTCAAACCGAGTGGGCCAAAAGATCGCGTGGTTAAAGAGGATGTGCAGACCTATGTGAAGCAGGTTATTGCCAATCAAGGTAAAGCACAGCCTGGCGCGGCAGCTGCCACCGGTGGCGCTGGTATCCCGCCGATCCCGGAAGTCGATTTCAGCCAGTTTGGTGAGGTGGAAGAGAAGCCGATGGGTCGCCTGCTTAAAGCAGGGGCGACAAACCTGCATCGCAGCTGGCTCAACGTGCCCCACGTGACCCAGTTTGACGAAGCCGACATTACCGAGCTTGAAGCCTTCCGCAAAGCCATGAAGGCCGAAGTAGAAGCCCAGGGCGCAAAGCTCACGCCGCTGCCGTTTATGGTCAAAGCCTGTGCCTTTGCGCTGCGTAAGTTCCCCCAGTTCAACGTCAGCCTTAAAGGCGATGGTGAAACCCTGGTGTGGAAAAACTACGTGCATATCGGTATCGCGGTGGATACGCCGGACGGCCTGATGGTGCCTGTGGTGCGTAACGCCGATAAAAAATCCTTGGTTGAGATTGCTAAGGAGATGGCGGAGCTAGGCAAGAAGGCGCAAACCAAGAAACTTAAGCGTGATGACATGACCGGTGGCTGCTTCACCATTTCGAGCCTGGGCTCGATTGGTGGCACAGCATTTACGCCGATTGTTAATGCGCCGGAAGTAGCCATATTAGGCGTGTCGAAAGCGCAGATGAAGCCGGTCTGGGATGGTAGCACCTTCCAGCCGCGTTTAATGATGCCGCTGTCGCTCTCCTACGATCACCGGGCCATTAATGGTGCGGATGCGGCGCGCTTTACCGCCTTCCTGGCGGATGTGTTAACCGACATTCGGCGGTTATTGCTGTAA
- a CDS encoding lipoprotein, NlpB, with protein sequence MSPVLKKPVLEKRVLKWIPLALATAVVLAGCARDGYYHDRNLDYTEVAPAPPLVLPETRNTQRYRDAMPVPQAATQGTRIERAADIAPPQSLTIGSGLEPDYVERRQVGRQSWLVVAAETGAVWPQLEAFAHSRQLGVQQSNASQGVIETSQATLRLQSALRAGSSEVRCEQGGQTQASCLDALEQYLGARSASASASSSWTAQRLSSQQTLQVRQQDDEWQVVIPQPADRVWAELNHYLALDFSVEGQRELIDTSAENYEFLVEYMTESERGRNPLQIVFSQDVRRMSQEIRLALQPDGDKTILRAVNASERSFSADDQRELLERVSGYLR encoded by the coding sequence ATGAGCCCTGTGCTTAAAAAACCTGTGCTTGAAAAACGTGTGCTTAAATGGATACCGCTGGCACTGGCAACCGCTGTTGTGCTCGCTGGCTGCGCGCGGGATGGTTATTACCATGACCGTAACCTGGATTACACCGAAGTAGCGCCTGCCCCGCCCCTGGTGCTGCCCGAAACCCGTAATACTCAGCGTTACCGTGATGCGATGCCGGTGCCACAGGCAGCGACCCAAGGCACGCGGATTGAGAGAGCGGCAGACATTGCGCCACCGCAGTCGTTGACGATTGGAAGCGGCTTAGAACCCGATTATGTTGAGCGTCGTCAGGTAGGTAGGCAGTCGTGGTTGGTGGTAGCCGCTGAAACCGGCGCCGTATGGCCGCAGTTAGAAGCCTTTGCACACAGCCGGCAACTAGGTGTACAGCAGAGCAACGCCAGCCAAGGGGTAATTGAAACTTCTCAGGCGACGCTGCGTTTGCAAAGTGCGCTACGTGCAGGCAGCAGCGAAGTACGCTGCGAGCAAGGCGGACAAACGCAAGCTAGCTGTCTTGACGCATTAGAGCAGTATTTGGGCGCACGCAGTGCATCAGCCAGCGCGTCTTCTTCCTGGACAGCCCAACGCCTTTCCAGTCAGCAAACCCTGCAGGTACGCCAACAAGACGATGAGTGGCAAGTGGTGATTCCCCAGCCAGCTGATCGTGTTTGGGCAGAGCTAAACCATTATCTGGCACTCGATTTTAGCGTTGAAGGCCAGCGTGAGTTGATCGACACCTCTGCGGAAAACTACGAGTTTTTAGTTGAATATATGACGGAAAGCGAGCGTGGTCGTAATCCGCTGCAAATTGTTTTCAGCCAAGATGTGCGCCGCATGTCGCAGGAGATTCGTCTTGCCCTGCAGCCTGATGGCGACAAGACCATACTGCGTGCGGTCAATGCCAGCGAGCGCAGCTTCAGCGCCGACGATCAGCGCGAGTTGCTTGAGCGTGTCTCCGGCTACTTACGTTAA
- a CDS encoding N-acetyl-anhydromuranmyl-L-alanine amidase, which produces MNNEAIGGDWGSARQVASPNCDARPTNEVSLLLVHAISLPPGQFSGGAIEALFTNQLIPDEHPFFAEIAHLRVSAHFLIRRDGQCVQFVDTDQRAWHAGRSRWWDRRQHGWRTALNDFSVGIELEGDDITPFTQAQYQTLVAATHWLMSRYPLLDRSRITSHAHVAPLRKTDPGPAFDWAYFYQQLGPKSLL; this is translated from the coding sequence ATGAATAATGAAGCCATTGGCGGCGACTGGGGATCGGCGAGACAGGTGGCGTCGCCAAACTGCGATGCCCGACCAACCAACGAGGTATCGCTACTGTTAGTCCATGCGATTAGCCTTCCTCCAGGCCAGTTTAGCGGTGGTGCTATTGAAGCGCTGTTTACCAATCAATTAATACCTGATGAGCACCCCTTTTTTGCTGAGATTGCCCACCTGCGCGTTTCTGCGCATTTTTTAATTCGTCGCGATGGTCAATGTGTGCAGTTTGTTGATACGGATCAGCGCGCTTGGCATGCCGGGCGTTCACGCTGGTGGGATAGGCGCCAACATGGATGGCGAACTGCATTAAATGATTTCTCAGTAGGAATAGAGCTGGAAGGGGATGACATAACCCCTTTCACCCAAGCACAGTATCAAACGCTGGTGGCCGCGACCCATTGGCTTATGTCGCGCTACCCATTATTGGATCGGTCGCGCATTACCAGCCATGCGCATGTCGCACCGCTACGAAAAACGGATCCTGGGCCAGCGTTTGATTGGGCTTATTTTTATCAGCAGCTAGGCCCAAAGAGCTTGCTTTAA
- a CDS encoding pyruvate dehydrogenase (acetyl-transferring), homodimeric type — MSLETREDLDTVETTEWLDSLESVLDREGEDRARYLMTRLADRLRRDGMKVPFSVTTPHRNTIPVHREAPMPGDLFMERRIRSLIRYNAIAQVIRNNRANPGLGGHIASFMSSATLYDVGFNHFFRAAKDDFAGDLIYIQGHVAPGIYARSYLEGRLSEEQMDKFRREVDGDGLSSYPHPWLMPDYWQFPTVSMGLGPIQAIYQAHVMKYLHHRELKDMHDRKIWCFMGDGECDEPESLGAISLAGRENLDNLIFVINCNLQRLDGPVRGNSRVMDEFEGVFRGAGWNVIKVVWGRHWDPLFEKDKKGVLQKRMDEAVDGEYQNYKANGGSYTREHFFGKYPETEEMVKDLSDEDIWKLNRGGHDPFKVYAAYHEAVNQTNGKPTVILAHTVKGYGMGSGDGEAANEAHQVKSMEYEALRKFRDRFGIPLTDEQLKDVPYYKPEEDSPELKYMHLQRERLNGYLPSRRSDFDALEIPALEDKTFASQMGGSKGREVSTTMAFVRILNGLVKDKALGKLVVPIIPDEARTFGMEGMFRQLGIYTAEGQKYEPVDKGQIMYYREDQKGQVLEEGITEAGAMSAWIAAATSYSNNHVTLLPFYIYYSMFGFQRIGDLAWAAGDLQARGFMVGGTAGRTTLNGEGLQHQDGHSLIQASTIPNCRSYDPTYAHEVAVIVQDGLKRMFTDKENCFYYLTVMNENYEHPALENVPADDIVKGMYLLNETQGDKGRVQLLGSGTILREVEAAAELLANDWGIGADIWSVTSFNELRREALLLEREAFLNPDDEAAKPHVTKCLEGRDGPVIASTDYMKLYADQVRAWVPGDYTVLGTDGFGRSDTREKLRYFFEVDRYFVTVAALKALADRGELDRKHVGEALKKYGIDANKPNPLTS, encoded by the coding sequence ATGAGTCTGGAGACAAGAGAAGATCTCGATACAGTCGAAACCACGGAGTGGCTGGACTCCCTGGAATCGGTACTGGATCGTGAGGGCGAAGATCGTGCCCGTTACCTGATGACCCGCCTGGCGGATCGCCTGCGCCGGGATGGGATGAAGGTACCCTTCTCGGTGACGACCCCGCACCGCAACACGATTCCGGTTCACCGCGAAGCGCCCATGCCTGGCGATTTGTTCATGGAGCGTCGTATCCGCTCTTTGATTCGCTACAACGCCATCGCCCAGGTGATTCGTAACAACCGCGCTAACCCGGGTCTGGGTGGCCACATTGCCAGCTTCATGTCATCAGCAACGCTTTATGACGTTGGCTTTAACCACTTTTTCCGCGCCGCTAAGGATGACTTTGCGGGCGACCTGATTTACATCCAGGGGCACGTGGCGCCGGGCATCTATGCGCGCTCCTACCTGGAAGGGCGCCTGTCGGAAGAGCAGATGGACAAGTTCCGCCGCGAAGTTGACGGCGATGGCCTCTCCTCGTACCCGCACCCGTGGCTAATGCCGGACTACTGGCAGTTCCCCACCGTCTCCATGGGCCTTGGCCCCATTCAGGCGATCTACCAAGCCCACGTGATGAAGTACCTGCATCACCGTGAGCTGAAAGACATGCACGACCGCAAGATCTGGTGCTTCATGGGCGACGGCGAGTGCGACGAGCCGGAATCTCTAGGCGCGATTTCCCTGGCCGGCCGTGAGAACCTCGACAACCTGATCTTCGTGATCAACTGTAACCTGCAGCGCCTGGACGGCCCGGTCCGCGGTAACTCCCGCGTGATGGACGAGTTCGAAGGCGTGTTCCGCGGCGCCGGTTGGAACGTGATCAAGGTGGTCTGGGGCCGTCACTGGGACCCGCTGTTCGAGAAGGACAAAAAGGGCGTCCTGCAAAAACGCATGGACGAAGCGGTCGACGGCGAGTACCAGAACTACAAGGCCAACGGCGGCTCCTACACCCGTGAACACTTCTTCGGCAAGTACCCCGAAACCGAAGAAATGGTCAAAGACCTCTCCGATGAGGATATCTGGAAGCTCAACCGTGGTGGCCACGACCCGTTCAAGGTCTACGCGGCCTACCATGAAGCGGTTAACCAGACCAACGGCAAACCCACGGTCATTCTGGCGCACACCGTTAAAGGCTACGGTATGGGCAGCGGCGATGGCGAAGCAGCCAACGAAGCGCACCAGGTTAAAAGTATGGAGTACGAGGCGCTGCGTAAATTCCGCGATCGCTTTGGCATTCCGCTCACCGATGAACAGCTTAAAGACGTGCCCTACTACAAGCCGGAAGAGGACTCCCCCGAGCTTAAGTACATGCACCTGCAGCGTGAGCGCTTGAATGGCTACCTGCCAAGCCGCCGTAGTGATTTTGACGCGCTGGAAATACCGGCCCTTGAAGATAAAACGTTTGCCTCGCAAATGGGCGGCTCCAAAGGCCGTGAAGTCTCCACCACCATGGCGTTTGTGCGGATTCTCAATGGCTTGGTGAAGGATAAGGCCCTTGGCAAGCTGGTCGTGCCGATCATCCCTGATGAAGCGCGTACTTTTGGTATGGAAGGCATGTTCCGTCAGTTAGGTATTTATACCGCTGAAGGCCAGAAGTATGAGCCGGTGGATAAAGGCCAGATCATGTACTACCGCGAGGACCAGAAAGGTCAGGTCCTTGAAGAGGGTATTACTGAAGCGGGCGCCATGTCTGCCTGGATCGCTGCGGCGACCTCCTACAGCAACAACCACGTGACGCTGCTGCCGTTCTACATCTACTACTCGATGTTTGGCTTCCAGCGCATTGGTGATTTGGCCTGGGCCGCCGGCGACCTGCAGGCCCGTGGCTTTATGGTCGGTGGCACTGCCGGGCGCACCACGCTCAACGGTGAAGGCCTGCAGCACCAGGATGGTCACAGCCTGATTCAGGCATCGACCATCCCCAACTGCCGCAGCTACGACCCGACCTATGCTCATGAAGTGGCGGTTATCGTTCAGGATGGTCTGAAGCGCATGTTCACTGACAAAGAGAACTGCTTCTACTACCTGACGGTGATGAACGAAAACTACGAGCACCCCGCACTGGAAAACGTACCCGCCGACGATATCGTCAAAGGTATGTACCTGCTCAACGAAACCCAGGGTGACAAAGGTCGCGTTCAACTGCTGGGCTCCGGCACTATCCTGCGCGAAGTCGAAGCGGCCGCCGAGCTTCTGGCCAACGACTGGGGCATTGGTGCTGACATTTGGAGCGTCACCAGCTTTAACGAGCTGCGCCGCGAAGCGCTGCTGCTGGAGCGCGAAGCCTTCTTGAACCCCGATGACGAGGCCGCCAAGCCCCACGTCACGAAGTGCCTGGAAGGCCGCGATGGCCCGGTCATTGCCTCCACCGACTACATGAAGCTGTATGCGGATCAGGTGCGCGCTTGGGTACCGGGTGACTACACTGTTTTGGGTACCGATGGCTTTGGTCGTTCGGATACCCGCGAGAAGCTGCGTTACTTCTTCGAAGTTGACCGCTACTTCGTAACGGTAGCAGCACTGAAGGCGCTGGCTGATCGTGGCGAGCTTGATCGCAAGCACGTCGGCGAGGCGCTGAAGAAGTACGGCATTGATGCCAACAAGCCCAACCCGCTGACCAGCTAA